Proteins from a genomic interval of Pseudomonas asplenii:
- a CDS encoding hydrolase, whose amino-acid sequence MSNRELLNPTNSALILIDHQPQMAFGVQSIDRQTLKNNTVGLAKAAKIFNVPTIYTSVETESFSGYIWPELLAVNPGAKPIERTSMNSWEDKKLVEAVKATGRKKLIMAALWTEVCLTFPALEALAEGYEVYIVTDASGGTTQEAHDMSVQRMIQAGAIPVTWQQVLLEYQRDWAHKDTYNAVMDLVREHSGAYGMGVDYAYTMVHKAPQRTLS is encoded by the coding sequence ATGTCCAACCGCGAACTGCTGAACCCAACCAACTCCGCCCTGATCCTGATCGACCACCAGCCACAAATGGCCTTCGGCGTGCAGTCGATCGACCGCCAGACCCTGAAGAACAACACGGTCGGCCTGGCCAAGGCGGCGAAAATCTTCAACGTACCGACGATCTATACCTCGGTCGAAACCGAAAGCTTCAGCGGCTACATCTGGCCGGAACTGCTGGCCGTAAATCCGGGCGCCAAGCCGATCGAGCGGACCTCGATGAATTCCTGGGAAGACAAGAAACTGGTGGAGGCGGTGAAGGCCACCGGTCGCAAGAAACTGATCATGGCCGCCCTGTGGACCGAGGTCTGCCTGACCTTCCCGGCCCTGGAAGCCCTGGCTGAAGGCTACGAGGTGTACATCGTCACCGACGCGTCCGGCGGCACCACCCAGGAAGCCCATGACATGTCCGTGCAGCGCATGATTCAGGCTGGCGCGATCCCGGTCACCTGGCAGCAAGTGCTGCTCGAATACCAACGCGACTGGGCACACAAGGACACTTACAATGCGGTGATGGACCTGGTGCGCGAGCACAGCGGCGCCTACGGCATGGGCGTGGACTATGCCTACACCATGGTGCACAAGGCCCCACAACGTACCTTGAGCTGA
- a CDS encoding methyl-accepting chemotaxis protein, whose protein sequence is MNWLNDAKLSTKLITSFFLCTLITLAVGMLGISGVSALSARLQAVFNNNLVSVANTSQTKTKAVGQTRDMYRLYVATAGNAPQSLKDEFLASMKANQLASEQAFAAYRKGKLADDERIAGDQMARDWPVYQALVQRYVALMAAGDLENGRVLLLGDLQLAYRKVMDQLTIMIDSNDRQIREDAQAATLQEASARTLLYSGIVIAFIAALLLGFFISRLISRPISTAVLCAQRIAEGDLTQRITSHGRDEAGQLLQALSGMQDSLKATIQQIASAADQLASAAEELTAVTDDGSRALTRQNDEIQQAATAVTQMTSAVEEVARNAVSTSYASQSTSTQASSGRDQARSAVQAINNATQEITSSTGLVKDLAVQVRDIGQVLDVIRGIAEQTNLLALNAAIEAARAGEQGRGFAVVADEVRALAARTQASTGEIETMIHSMQDRADSAVDAMGKSQALVTETQDLARAAGAALEQIADGISQINDRNLLIATASEEQAHVAREVDRNLVNIQDLSTQTAAGAHQTNASSQELSNLALSFNSLVSRFRL, encoded by the coding sequence ATGAACTGGCTCAATGATGCAAAGCTTTCGACCAAACTGATCACCTCCTTTTTCCTCTGCACCCTGATCACGCTCGCCGTGGGCATGTTGGGCATCAGTGGCGTCTCCGCGTTGTCGGCGCGCCTGCAGGCGGTGTTCAACAACAACCTGGTGTCGGTCGCCAACACCTCGCAGACCAAGACCAAGGCGGTCGGTCAGACCCGTGACATGTATCGGTTGTATGTCGCCACCGCCGGCAATGCCCCGCAGAGCCTCAAGGATGAGTTCCTGGCTTCGATGAAGGCCAACCAGTTGGCCAGCGAGCAGGCATTCGCTGCCTATCGCAAGGGCAAGCTGGCTGATGACGAGCGTATCGCCGGCGACCAGATGGCGCGCGACTGGCCGGTCTACCAGGCGCTGGTACAGCGCTATGTGGCGTTGATGGCGGCGGGCGACCTGGAGAATGGCCGGGTCCTGTTGCTGGGCGATCTGCAACTGGCCTACCGCAAGGTGATGGATCAGTTGACCATCATGATCGACTCCAATGACCGCCAGATCCGCGAAGATGCCCAGGCGGCGACGCTCCAGGAGGCAAGCGCCAGGACGCTGCTGTACAGCGGTATTGTCATCGCTTTCATTGCGGCCCTGCTGTTGGGCTTCTTCATCAGTCGCCTGATCAGCCGGCCAATCTCTACGGCCGTGTTGTGCGCGCAGCGTATTGCCGAGGGCGATCTGACCCAGCGCATCACCAGTCATGGCCGCGACGAGGCCGGTCAGTTGCTCCAAGCCCTGAGTGGCATGCAGGATAGCCTCAAGGCCACCATCCAGCAGATCGCCAGCGCCGCCGACCAGTTGGCCTCCGCCGCCGAGGAGCTGACGGCGGTCACCGATGACGGCAGCCGGGCGCTGACCCGCCAGAACGACGAAATCCAGCAGGCCGCCACGGCGGTGACGCAAATGACCTCGGCGGTCGAGGAAGTGGCGCGCAATGCCGTTTCGACCTCGTACGCTTCGCAATCGACCAGCACGCAGGCCAGCAGCGGACGCGATCAGGCCCGCAGTGCGGTGCAGGCGATCAACAACGCCACTCAGGAAATCACCTCGTCCACCGGCCTGGTCAAGGATCTGGCCGTGCAGGTACGCGATATCGGCCAGGTGCTGGATGTGATCCGTGGGATTGCCGAACAGACCAATCTGCTGGCGCTCAACGCGGCCATCGAGGCGGCCCGTGCGGGTGAGCAGGGGCGGGGTTTCGCGGTGGTCGCGGATGAGGTGCGGGCCCTGGCGGCGCGGACCCAGGCATCCACCGGCGAAATCGAGACCATGATCCATTCGATGCAGGATCGTGCCGACAGCGCGGTTGACGCGATGGGCAAGAGCCAGGCGCTGGTGACCGAGACGCAGGACCTGGCTCGGGCGGCGGGCGCGGCACTGGAGCAGATTGCCGACGGCATCTCGCAGATCAATGACCGCAACCTGCTGATCGCCACGGCATCGGAGGAGCAGGCTCATGTGGCCCGCGAGGTGGATCGCAACCTGGTGAATATCCAGGATCTGTCGACCCAGACGGCGGCTGGCGCCCACCAGACCAACGCGTCAAGCCAGGAACTGTCGAACCTGGCCCTGTCCTTCAACTCGCTGGTCAGCCGTTTCCGGCTCTGA
- a CDS encoding cytochrome c has product MSKTLAGWLALMTISLGAQAEALDANASPGKRLAVAADCVACHTRADGKAFAGGYPLNSPMGVIYSTNITPSRTAGIGNYSEADFARAVRDGTTPDGTHLYPAMPYTAYAKMTDSDIAELYKYFMHEVPPVDTPSPKTTLDFPFNIRASMLGWNALFHSDKRFAPDPAKSAQVNRGDYLVNALAHCDTCHTPRNGLMAANNDKALAGGSLGAWYAPNITSDKISGIGAWSSDELVAYLRTGHVEGKAQAAGPMAEAVEHSLQYLGEDDLKAIAAYLLQTTPVASGERQARHTFGQASSDELTLRGGNPQDNPGWHIFSGTCANCHQANGQGNREYPSLFHNTTTSRADNLIATIVYGVHRTVDGVAIDMPGFGPEALYTDRLNDQEIAEVSNYVLTRYGNPETTVTAADVARVREGGPKAPLAALAQYSVPGLIILGLLVILALFRLKARRRRLEA; this is encoded by the coding sequence ATGAGCAAGACCCTGGCAGGTTGGCTGGCCCTGATGACCATCAGCCTGGGCGCCCAGGCCGAGGCACTCGACGCCAACGCTTCGCCGGGCAAACGCCTGGCGGTGGCCGCCGACTGCGTGGCCTGCCACACCCGCGCTGACGGCAAGGCGTTTGCCGGCGGCTACCCGCTGAATTCGCCGATGGGCGTCATCTACTCGACCAACATCACGCCGTCCAGAACAGCCGGAATCGGCAATTACAGCGAGGCGGACTTCGCCCGCGCCGTACGCGACGGCACCACGCCGGACGGCACTCACCTGTACCCGGCGATGCCCTACACCGCCTACGCGAAGATGACCGACAGCGACATCGCCGAGCTGTACAAATACTTCATGCATGAAGTGCCGCCGGTGGATACGCCAAGTCCCAAGACGACACTGGACTTCCCCTTCAACATCCGCGCCTCGATGCTCGGCTGGAACGCCCTGTTCCACAGCGACAAACGCTTCGCCCCGGATCCGGCCAAGTCGGCCCAGGTCAACCGTGGCGACTACCTGGTCAACGCGCTGGCCCACTGCGACACCTGCCACACACCACGTAACGGGCTGATGGCCGCCAACAACGACAAGGCGCTCGCCGGCGGTTCGCTGGGCGCCTGGTACGCGCCGAACATCACTTCGGACAAGATCAGCGGCATCGGCGCCTGGTCGAGCGACGAGCTCGTCGCCTACCTGCGCACCGGCCATGTCGAAGGCAAGGCCCAGGCCGCCGGTCCAATGGCCGAAGCCGTCGAGCACAGCCTGCAATACCTGGGCGAGGACGACCTCAAGGCCATCGCCGCCTACCTGCTGCAGACCACCCCGGTCGCCAGCGGTGAGCGCCAAGCGCGCCACACCTTCGGCCAGGCCTCCAGCGACGAACTGACCCTGCGCGGCGGCAACCCGCAGGACAACCCGGGCTGGCACATTTTCAGCGGCACCTGCGCCAACTGCCACCAGGCCAACGGCCAGGGCAACCGCGAGTACCCATCACTGTTCCACAACACCACCACCAGCCGTGCCGACAACCTGATCGCGACCATCGTCTACGGCGTACACCGCACCGTCGACGGTGTCGCCATCGACATGCCGGGCTTCGGCCCCGAGGCGCTGTACACCGATCGTCTCAACGACCAGGAGATCGCCGAAGTCAGCAACTATGTACTGACCCGCTACGGCAACCCTGAAACCACCGTGACCGCCGCCGACGTGGCGCGCGTGCGCGAAGGCGGTCCCAAGGCACCGCTCGCCGCCCTGGCGCAGTACAGCGTGCCGGGCCTGATCATTCTCGGCCTGCTGGTCATCCTGGCGCTGTTCAGGCTCAAGGCTCGTCGCCGGCGCCTGGAGGCCTGA
- a CDS encoding sorbitol dehydrogenase family protein → MTDKQIPAHTLSRRSLLRGSVTLGLAAMVGSLAPWQSVLAADDQDFITLSQFLVSRPVNPILAARYYRALSKRAPNFSGNVDALRQLIASQGFKHVDEYLAQPGADASLKATATSIISAWYLGIVGELADAELISYAEALMYSPTHGILAIPTYGGGPDSWGNKPTAKQDFTL, encoded by the coding sequence ATGACTGACAAGCAAATACCCGCCCACACCCTGTCCCGCCGCAGCCTGTTGCGCGGCTCGGTGACCCTGGGCCTGGCCGCCATGGTCGGCAGCCTCGCGCCATGGCAATCGGTCCTGGCCGCCGACGACCAGGACTTCATCACCCTGTCGCAGTTCCTCGTCAGCCGCCCGGTCAACCCGATACTGGCGGCGCGTTACTACCGCGCCCTGAGCAAGCGTGCGCCGAACTTCAGCGGCAACGTCGATGCCCTGCGCCAACTGATCGCCAGCCAGGGTTTCAAGCACGTCGACGAATACCTGGCCCAACCCGGTGCGGATGCGTCGTTGAAAGCGACCGCCACCAGCATCATTTCGGCCTGGTACCTGGGCATCGTCGGCGAACTCGCCGATGCCGAGTTGATCAGCTACGCCGAAGCACTGATGTACAGCCCGACCCACGGCATCCTCGCCATTCCGACTTACGGCGGCGGCCCCGACTCCTGGGGCAACAAGCCAACCGCTAAACAGGACTTCACACTATGA
- a CDS encoding ammonium transporter translates to MTLRKFAGLGALLSLVMPALAMAADPVPAPVLNSGDTSWMLTSTALVLFMTIPGLALFYGGMVRSKNILSVMMQCFAITGLITILWFIYGYSMAFDTTGMEAGVVNYNSFVGSLAKAFLAGITPASITGPTALFPEAVFVTFQMTFAIITPALIVGAFAERMKFSAMLIFMGIWFTLVYAPIAHMVWSGPGSLLGDWGVLDFAGGTVVHINAGIAGLVACLVLGKRKGFPTTPMAPHNLGYTLIGAAMLWVGWFGFNAGSAAAANGTAGMAMLVTQIATAAAALGWMFAEWLTHGKPSALGIASGVVAGLVAITPAAGTVGPMGSLIIGLAAGVVCFFCATTLKRKLGYDDSLDAFGVHGIGGILGAILTGVFAAPSMGGFNAATTDIAAQVWVQCKGVGFTVLYTAVVTYVILKVLDVVMGLRVTDEEESVGLDLAQHNERGYNL, encoded by the coding sequence ATGACTCTGCGTAAATTCGCAGGGCTAGGAGCCCTGTTGTCCCTCGTAATGCCGGCCCTGGCCATGGCGGCGGACCCGGTACCGGCTCCAGTCCTCAATTCCGGCGACACCAGCTGGATGCTGACTTCCACAGCCCTCGTGCTGTTCATGACCATTCCAGGCCTCGCGCTGTTCTACGGCGGCATGGTGCGGTCGAAAAACATTCTTTCCGTGATGATGCAGTGCTTCGCCATTACCGGTCTGATCACCATCCTGTGGTTCATCTATGGCTACAGCATGGCGTTCGATACCACCGGGATGGAAGCCGGCGTCGTCAACTACAACTCCTTTGTCGGCAGCCTGGCCAAGGCCTTCCTCGCCGGTATCACGCCAGCGAGCATTACCGGCCCGACGGCGTTGTTCCCTGAGGCGGTGTTCGTCACCTTCCAGATGACCTTTGCGATCATCACTCCGGCGTTGATCGTCGGTGCGTTCGCCGAGCGGATGAAATTCTCCGCGATGCTGATCTTCATGGGCATCTGGTTCACCCTGGTCTATGCGCCGATCGCGCACATGGTCTGGAGCGGTCCGGGTTCCCTGCTGGGTGACTGGGGCGTGTTGGACTTCGCGGGCGGCACCGTGGTGCACATCAACGCCGGTATTGCAGGTCTCGTGGCCTGTCTGGTGCTGGGCAAGCGCAAAGGCTTCCCAACCACCCCGATGGCACCGCACAACTTGGGTTACACCCTGATCGGCGCAGCCATGCTGTGGGTCGGCTGGTTCGGCTTCAACGCCGGTTCCGCCGCTGCGGCCAACGGTACCGCCGGCATGGCGATGCTGGTGACCCAGATCGCCACCGCCGCCGCCGCACTGGGCTGGATGTTCGCCGAGTGGCTGACCCACGGTAAGCCAAGCGCACTGGGCATCGCCTCGGGCGTAGTGGCCGGCCTGGTTGCCATTACCCCGGCTGCCGGTACTGTCGGCCCGATGGGCTCGCTGATCATCGGCCTGGCGGCCGGTGTGGTGTGCTTCTTCTGCGCCACCACCCTGAAGCGCAAGCTGGGCTACGACGATTCCCTGGACGCCTTCGGCGTGCACGGTATCGGCGGTATCCTCGGCGCGATCCTGACCGGTGTATTCGCTGCACCGTCGATGGGTGGCTTCAACGCCGCGACCACCGACATTGCCGCCCAGGTCTGGGTTCAGTGCAAGGGTGTCGGCTTCACCGTCCTCTACACCGCAGTCGTCACCTACGTGATCTTGAAAGTCCTGGATGTGGTGATGGGCCTGCGTGTGACCGATGAAGAAGAATCGGTCGGTCTGGACCTGGCACAACACAACGAGCGCGGCTATAACCTCTGA
- a CDS encoding accessory factor UbiK family protein, with amino-acid sequence MLAPKAFLDALSGQASRLFSGESPLPRNEIESQFKALLQSGFSKLDLVSREEFDSQMVVLARTRARLESLEAKVAELEARLSPTQE; translated from the coding sequence ATGCTCGCGCCCAAAGCCTTCCTCGACGCCCTGAGCGGCCAAGCCTCCCGCCTGTTCAGTGGCGAAAGCCCGTTGCCGCGCAACGAAATCGAAAGCCAGTTCAAGGCCCTGCTGCAGAGCGGTTTCAGCAAGCTGGATCTGGTCAGCCGGGAAGAGTTCGACAGCCAGATGGTGGTTCTGGCCCGTACGCGTGCGCGCCTGGAAAGCCTGGAAGCGAAGGTCGCGGAACTGGAAGCGCGGCTGTCTCCGACTCAGGAGTAA
- a CDS encoding GMC family oxidoreductase: MSSAAYDADVVIIGSGVMGGLIAAEMAKANKSVIVLEAGPRVNRRDIVETFRNAPVKLSLANAKLQGAGSPYPSLPHAPSTYGDYLQQIGPVKYNTSYLRVVGGTTWHFGSSLWRMLPNDFRLNSLYGRGRDWPISYDELEPFYARAETELGVSGVDGQDESGQGGAAFPPRSIPYPMEGLKPSYMFKRLSTMLSKGGYNPILEPNGRATRPYGKRPPCAGNNNCNPVCPIAAKYDGSMHIDEAERHGAKLLDNSVVYKIEAGDDGKITAIWYMRPDKTQHRLTARYFVLAAYGIESPKLLLMSTSDKYPNGIANASDQVGRNLMDHTGISMNVMTQEDMWPGEGPTQLLVYLNSRDGGFRKDYPSYKIKVRNTVPTSQITSSLIAKGVLGSKLDEQIRLQSARSLNWAVDFETLPLPENRVTPSKTKFDAIGLPVPEIYYSVPDYWHAGKEKALEDFKQFAKLLDADILSTDVGFQNRQHIMGTTIMGDDPKNSVVDRDCRTHDHANLFIAGTSVMPSSSCVNPTLTGAALSLRIADQLLKDFQA; this comes from the coding sequence ATGAGCAGCGCTGCTTACGACGCCGACGTGGTCATCATCGGCTCCGGCGTGATGGGCGGCCTGATCGCCGCCGAAATGGCCAAGGCCAACAAATCCGTGATCGTCCTCGAGGCCGGTCCACGGGTAAACCGTCGCGACATCGTCGAAACCTTCCGCAATGCGCCGGTCAAGCTGTCGCTGGCCAACGCCAAGCTGCAGGGCGCCGGCTCGCCGTATCCGAGCCTGCCACACGCGCCGTCCACCTATGGCGACTACCTGCAGCAGATCGGCCCGGTCAAATACAACACTTCCTACCTGCGGGTGGTCGGCGGTACCACCTGGCACTTCGGTTCATCGCTGTGGCGCATGCTGCCCAACGACTTCCGCCTCAACAGCCTGTACGGGCGCGGGCGTGACTGGCCGATCAGCTACGACGAACTGGAACCCTTCTACGCCCGCGCCGAAACCGAACTGGGCGTGTCCGGCGTCGACGGCCAGGACGAAAGCGGCCAGGGCGGCGCAGCCTTCCCGCCGCGTTCGATCCCCTACCCGATGGAAGGCCTGAAGCCGAGCTACATGTTCAAGCGCCTGTCGACGATGCTGAGCAAGGGCGGCTACAACCCGATCCTCGAACCCAACGGCCGGGCCACCCGCCCCTATGGCAAGCGCCCACCGTGCGCGGGCAACAACAACTGCAACCCGGTCTGCCCGATTGCCGCCAAGTACGACGGCTCGATGCACATCGACGAAGCCGAACGCCATGGCGCCAAGCTGCTGGACAACTCGGTGGTGTACAAGATCGAAGCGGGCGACGACGGCAAGATCACCGCGATCTGGTACATGCGCCCGGACAAGACCCAGCACCGCCTGACCGCGCGCTACTTCGTACTGGCGGCCTACGGCATCGAATCGCCGAAGCTGTTGCTGATGTCCACCTCCGACAAATACCCGAACGGCATCGCCAACGCTTCCGACCAGGTCGGCCGCAACCTCATGGACCACACCGGCATCAGCATGAACGTGATGACCCAGGAAGACATGTGGCCCGGCGAAGGCCCGACCCAATTGCTGGTGTACCTGAACAGCCGCGACGGTGGGTTCCGCAAGGACTACCCGAGCTACAAGATCAAGGTGCGCAACACCGTGCCGACCTCGCAGATCACCAGCAGCCTGATCGCCAAGGGCGTACTCGGCTCGAAGCTCGACGAGCAGATCCGCCTGCAGTCGGCGCGCTCGCTGAACTGGGCGGTGGACTTCGAAACCCTGCCGCTGCCGGAAAACCGCGTCACGCCGAGCAAGACCAAGTTCGACGCCATCGGCCTGCCGGTGCCGGAGATCTACTACAGCGTTCCGGACTACTGGCACGCCGGCAAGGAAAAGGCCCTGGAGGACTTCAAGCAGTTCGCCAAACTGCTCGACGCCGACATTCTCAGCACCGACGTGGGCTTCCAGAACCGCCAGCACATCATGGGCACCACGATCATGGGTGACGATCCGAAGAACTCGGTGGTCGACCGCGACTGCCGCACCCATGACCACGCTAATCTGTTCATCGCCGGTACCAGCGTGATGCCGTCGTCGTCCTGCGTGAACCCGACGCTGACCGGTGCCGCCCTGAGCCTGCGTATCGCCGATCAACTGCTCAAGGATTTCCAGGCGTAA
- the glnK gene encoding P-II family nitrogen regulator, whose product MKLVTAIIKPFKLDDVRESLSEIGVQGITVTEVKGFGRQKGHTELYRGAEYVVDFLPKVKIDVAIDDKDLDRVIEAITKAANTGKIGDGKIFVVNLEQAIRIRTGETDTDAI is encoded by the coding sequence ATGAAGCTAGTCACTGCCATCATCAAGCCGTTCAAGTTGGACGATGTGCGCGAGTCGTTGTCCGAGATCGGCGTGCAGGGCATTACCGTCACTGAGGTCAAGGGCTTCGGTCGGCAGAAAGGTCACACCGAGCTGTATCGCGGCGCGGAATACGTGGTCGACTTCCTGCCCAAGGTGAAGATCGATGTCGCCATTGACGACAAGGATCTCGACCGGGTCATCGAGGCGATAACCAAGGCCGCCAACACCGGCAAGATCGGTGATGGCAAGATCTTCGTGGTCAATCTGGAACAGGCTATTCGCATCCGTACCGGCGAAACCGATACCGACGCTATCTAA
- a CDS encoding helix-turn-helix transcriptional regulator: MSTIAPSCAQVVLRLKELAPPTSHQVDSLYVGLSGMAADGHRVNVEDISSFVDCLQAEAEYPDIGLGCYELFHPGQLHSQLYPMMSSATLGEALTMLARYSSLLSDGVPMVILEEADSYSIVFLRLELLGLCRSYIDCFLSTIMAIAHWLHPLHRVVPVAATFSYDAPPDRTGLEALFGKNLTFSSLVNKVTFSARDWHQKLSTASTELKLHHESLVNSELQQFAVKVSSVVKNHIVVGLAKGIVVSLEGIASVLNLSPRMLRNRLDEELTGFRELLDECRFQLARHLIAATDQSSATIAQTLGFNEVSSFYRACNRWFGCSPGSYRLKSAPRAIG; this comes from the coding sequence ATGTCGACAATCGCCCCCTCTTGCGCCCAAGTGGTCCTCAGACTCAAGGAACTGGCGCCTCCCACCTCTCATCAAGTTGATAGCCTGTATGTCGGTTTAAGCGGTATGGCAGCAGACGGACATCGCGTGAATGTCGAGGACATTTCCAGTTTTGTGGATTGTCTTCAGGCCGAGGCAGAGTATCCCGACATCGGCCTGGGTTGTTATGAGCTGTTCCATCCAGGTCAACTGCACTCTCAGCTCTACCCCATGATGTCCAGCGCTACGCTGGGTGAAGCACTCACGATGCTTGCTCGGTATTCATCACTGTTATCCGATGGGGTGCCGATGGTCATCCTGGAGGAAGCCGACTCCTACAGTATTGTGTTCCTGAGGTTGGAGTTGTTGGGCCTGTGCAGGTCCTATATCGATTGTTTTCTGTCGACGATTATGGCCATCGCCCATTGGTTGCACCCCTTGCACCGGGTGGTGCCGGTTGCGGCGACTTTCAGTTATGACGCGCCGCCTGACCGCACCGGGCTGGAGGCTCTTTTCGGCAAGAACCTGACGTTTTCCAGCCTCGTCAACAAAGTCACCTTTTCTGCCAGGGACTGGCACCAGAAGTTATCAACCGCCTCGACCGAGTTGAAGTTGCATCATGAGAGCCTGGTCAACTCGGAGCTTCAGCAGTTTGCGGTGAAGGTGTCGTCGGTGGTGAAAAATCATATTGTGGTGGGGTTGGCAAAGGGCATCGTCGTTTCCCTTGAGGGTATTGCGAGCGTGCTGAACCTGAGCCCACGCATGCTGCGCAATCGACTGGATGAGGAACTGACCGGCTTCAGGGAGTTGCTGGACGAGTGCCGTTTCCAGTTGGCCAGGCACTTGATCGCCGCGACGGATCAGAGTTCGGCGACGATTGCGCAAACGCTGGGGTTCAATGAGGTCAGCAGTTTTTATCGAGCCTGCAATCGCTGGTTCGGCTGTTCTCCCGGTTCCTACCGCCTGAAATCGGCCCCGCGTGCAATCGGCTAG
- a CDS encoding monovalent cation:proton antiporter-2 (CPA2) family protein, translating into MPHEGSLLQASVIFLMAAVIIVPLAKRLQLGAVLGYLLAGVLIGPQVLKLMGNAEHVAHFSEMGVVFLLFIIGLELSPKRLWLMRKAVFGVGLAQVLLTGLVIGTVAMIAFGQSLQAALVLGLGLALSSTALGLQSLAESRQLNSPHGRLAFAILLFQDIAAIPLIALVPLLAVTGVQETGESGLVHGLKVLGSIAVVVVGGRYLLRPLFRAVARTRLPEVATATALLVVIGTAWLMELAGVSMALGAFLAGLLLADSEYRHELESQIEPFKGLLLGLFFMSVGMGANLPLLFENPGLIIGLTLLLIAIKLPLLMFVGRMAGGLSRIAALRLGVVLAAGGEFAFVVFKLGQNLGLFDTRTYDTLIMTITLSMAATPLLLMACARFIKTPPPPTRDVPEELKTIKSDGPRVVIAGMGRVGQVVARILHAQGIPFIGLDTSVDTIEMTRNFEHVPVFYGDPMRPEILSAAKVGEAEYFIVALDDPEQAVKTAQAVQRLYPQVKVLARARNRQHVHQLLDAGAEPVRETYYSSLEMTRRALEGLGLGSAQAERRIQQFMAHDEETLTAQHLVRGDRSKVMQTAQEARVELARLFASDTDEAQH; encoded by the coding sequence ATGCCACACGAAGGCAGTCTGCTGCAGGCCTCGGTCATTTTCCTGATGGCCGCCGTCATCATCGTCCCCCTGGCCAAGCGCCTTCAACTCGGTGCCGTGCTCGGTTACCTGCTGGCCGGCGTGCTCATCGGTCCGCAAGTGCTGAAGCTGATGGGCAACGCCGAACACGTCGCGCATTTCTCCGAGATGGGTGTGGTGTTCCTGCTGTTCATCATCGGCCTGGAACTGTCGCCCAAACGCCTCTGGCTGATGCGCAAGGCGGTGTTCGGCGTCGGCCTGGCGCAAGTGCTGCTGACCGGACTGGTGATCGGCACCGTGGCCATGATCGCCTTCGGCCAGAGCCTGCAAGCAGCGCTCGTACTGGGTCTGGGCCTGGCCCTGTCGTCAACCGCACTGGGCCTCCAGAGCCTGGCCGAAAGCCGCCAGTTGAACAGCCCCCACGGTCGACTCGCCTTCGCCATCCTGCTGTTCCAGGACATCGCCGCCATCCCACTGATTGCCCTGGTGCCATTGCTGGCCGTCACCGGCGTACAGGAAACCGGTGAAAGCGGCCTGGTCCACGGCCTTAAAGTGCTCGGCAGCATCGCCGTGGTGGTGGTCGGTGGTCGCTACCTGCTGCGTCCGCTGTTCCGCGCCGTGGCACGCACCCGCCTGCCGGAAGTCGCCACCGCCACCGCGCTGCTGGTGGTGATCGGCACCGCCTGGCTGATGGAACTGGCCGGGGTGTCGATGGCCCTCGGCGCGTTCCTGGCTGGCCTGCTGCTGGCCGATTCGGAATACCGCCACGAACTGGAATCGCAGATCGAGCCGTTCAAAGGCTTGCTGCTGGGCCTGTTCTTCATGAGCGTGGGCATGGGCGCAAACCTGCCGCTGCTGTTCGAAAATCCGGGCCTGATCATCGGTCTGACCCTGCTGCTGATCGCCATCAAGCTGCCCCTGCTGATGTTCGTCGGGCGCATGGCCGGTGGGCTGTCGCGCATCGCAGCCCTGCGTCTGGGCGTGGTGCTGGCCGCGGGCGGCGAGTTCGCGTTCGTGGTGTTCAAGCTCGGCCAGAACCTCGGCCTGTTCGACACCCGGACCTACGACACACTGATCATGACCATCACCTTGTCGATGGCCGCCACCCCGCTGCTGCTGATGGCCTGCGCCCGCTTCATCAAGACGCCACCACCGCCAACTCGCGACGTACCGGAAGAACTCAAGACGATCAAGAGCGACGGCCCTCGCGTAGTCATCGCCGGCATGGGCCGTGTCGGCCAGGTCGTCGCGCGGATCCTGCATGCCCAGGGCATACCCTTCATTGGCCTGGACACCTCGGTCGACACCATCGAGATGACGCGCAACTTCGAGCATGTTCCGGTGTTCTACGGCGACCCGATGCGCCCGGAGATCCTCAGCGCCGCCAAGGTGGGTGAAGCCGAGTACTTCATCGTCGCGCTGGATGATCCGGAACAGGCGGTGAAGACCGCACAAGCGGTGCAACGCCTGTATCCACAGGTCAAGGTCCTGGCCCGCGCCCGTAACCGCCAGCATGTGCATCAATTACTCGATGCCGGCGCAGAGCCGGTGCGCGAAACCTATTACTCAAGCCTGGAAATGACCCGTCGTGCCCTGGAGGGCCTGGGCCTGGGTTCGGCCCAGGCGGAGCGTCGGATCCAGCAGTTCATGGCCCATGACGAAGAGACCCTGACAGCCCAGCACCTGGTACGTGGTGACCGGTCGAAGGTCATGCAGACCGCGCAGGAAGCGCGGGTGGAATTGGCGCGGTTGTTTGCCAGTGATACCGATGAGGCGCAGCACTAG